A single region of the Vibrio chagasii genome encodes:
- a CDS encoding AraC family transcriptional regulator gives MSDKQERYDISEKTHQEFVDQSHVLAFEELGIVQCGTASCRDFFSVYRKNQQKHMLLYTVRGKGCLESEGCLYILEPGSCITVPAGVENGFGIEEETWQIAWIFLSHDKQWENVVTDEVSYTLSPAAEVVSSCIHTLLRSIALPIDLGGAIANHSVAQIEFMINAPVPQQQSRNLIRLRRVFDGVQKQLHKEWNVHELASLFPCSEPHFHRLCQRYYSHGPMTHIMRMRMEYAARLLKSSDWSIQHIGEIVGYPNAANFSTRFKAWSGMTPRQFKRGVHNEH, from the coding sequence ATGAGTGATAAACAAGAACGTTACGACATCTCTGAAAAAACGCATCAAGAGTTTGTCGATCAAAGCCATGTATTGGCATTTGAAGAGCTGGGTATCGTTCAATGTGGGACAGCATCGTGCCGCGATTTCTTTTCTGTTTATCGAAAGAACCAACAAAAACATATGCTTCTGTACACCGTAAGAGGCAAAGGGTGCCTCGAAAGTGAAGGGTGTCTATATATTCTAGAGCCGGGGTCGTGCATTACTGTGCCAGCAGGCGTTGAGAACGGTTTTGGTATTGAAGAAGAAACATGGCAGATAGCGTGGATCTTCCTATCGCATGATAAGCAATGGGAGAATGTCGTTACTGATGAGGTGAGTTACACGTTATCTCCAGCTGCAGAAGTCGTCTCATCTTGCATACATACGTTGCTAAGAAGTATTGCTTTGCCAATTGATTTAGGTGGAGCGATTGCCAATCACAGTGTGGCTCAAATCGAGTTCATGATTAACGCGCCGGTTCCGCAGCAACAATCAAGAAATTTGATTCGTTTGAGACGAGTGTTCGACGGCGTTCAAAAGCAGCTTCACAAAGAGTGGAACGTGCATGAACTGGCAAGCCTGTTTCCGTGTTCAGAACCGCATTTTCATCGCTTATGCCAGCGTTACTATTCGCATGGTCCTATGACACACATCATGCGAATGAGGATGGAGTACGCGGCTCGTTTGTTGAAATCCAGCGATTGGTCCATTCAACACATTGGCGAGATAGTTGGGTATCCGAACGCCGCCAATTTTAGTACTCGATTTAAAGCGTGGTCGGGAATGACACCAAGGCAATTCAAACGTGGTGTCCACAATGAGCACTGA
- a CDS encoding amino acid aminotransferase, whose product MFSHLPKPTLDPILSLSVAYRGDTRTDKVDLGIGVYKNDQGETPIMKAVSMAQDIVVETQKTKAYVGLAGCEEFNQSMIDLLLKGTSATDRVAAIQTPGASGALRMLGDLMKVSQPDTTVWISNPSYVNHKPVMEAAGLKVRYYNYFSPETKQVDTARMLDDLSKAGPSDVVLLHGCCHNPTGADIDFEAWQEITKLSQKNGFLPFVDIAYQGFGDGLEEDAKGLQHMANNVEEMLITTSCSKNFGLYRERTGAAIVIGKNSEHVGNAKGKLLTLARSTYTMPPDHGAALVKTILQNQELTTIWKQELSEMQQRLLNLRQSLCDELRNTYNTSQFDFIESHKGMFTVLGFKETQMNQLREEYGIYGVGDGRINIAGLSESHIPYVAKAIANVSK is encoded by the coding sequence ATGTTTTCACATCTACCAAAACCAACTTTAGATCCAATTCTATCTCTTTCTGTTGCTTACCGCGGCGATACTCGTACTGATAAAGTCGACTTAGGTATTGGCGTTTACAAAAATGACCAAGGCGAAACACCGATCATGAAAGCCGTCTCTATGGCTCAAGATATCGTTGTTGAAACGCAGAAAACCAAAGCTTACGTTGGCCTAGCGGGCTGTGAAGAGTTCAACCAAAGCATGATTGATCTCCTGCTTAAAGGGACTTCTGCAACGGATCGCGTTGCTGCGATTCAAACACCAGGTGCAAGTGGTGCACTGCGTATGTTGGGTGACTTAATGAAAGTTTCTCAACCAGACACCACAGTTTGGATCTCAAACCCAAGCTATGTGAACCACAAACCTGTAATGGAAGCGGCAGGCTTAAAAGTTCGATACTACAATTACTTCAGTCCTGAAACGAAGCAAGTTGATACTGCAAGAATGTTGGATGACCTTTCAAAAGCGGGTCCATCAGATGTGGTATTACTGCACGGTTGCTGTCATAACCCAACGGGTGCGGATATCGACTTTGAAGCGTGGCAGGAAATTACCAAACTATCACAGAAAAATGGCTTCTTGCCGTTTGTTGATATTGCTTACCAAGGCTTTGGTGACGGGCTAGAAGAAGATGCGAAAGGTCTTCAGCATATGGCGAACAACGTGGAAGAAATGTTGATTACCACCTCTTGCTCAAAGAACTTCGGTTTGTACCGAGAAAGAACGGGCGCGGCGATTGTGATTGGTAAGAATAGCGAACACGTTGGCAACGCAAAAGGTAAGCTACTGACGCTTGCTCGCTCAACTTACACGATGCCGCCAGATCACGGTGCGGCTTTGGTGAAAACAATTCTTCAGAATCAAGAGCTAACAACGATTTGGAAGCAAGAGTTGAGTGAAATGCAGCAACGTTTGTTAAATCTGCGCCAAAGTTTATGTGATGAATTGCGAAATACTTATAACACGTCACAATTTGATTTCATTGAAAGCCATAAAGGTATGTTTACTGTACTAGGCTTTAAAGAAACTCAAATGAATCAATTACGTGAAGAATATGGCATCTACGGTGTTGGTGATGGACGCATCAATATTGCAGGCCTTTCTGAATCCCACATTCCTTACGTAGCAAAAGCGATAGCCAACGTATCAAAATAG
- a CDS encoding putative ATP-dependent zinc protease yields MYNWKAIIILMFSGGLFACSTTTQAPVEPEQKPQVEQPVVDDSSKPDATEGDKVTEPTEKPEEVKPAEPEAKPKPEEKPVAKPTTTSDGKLILGEEEWVFVPGLKEAFKARVDTGATTSSISAVDIVDFERDGKDWVKFKIEHDGITTEEISLPVERWVKIKQSSAEGTQRRAVVVASIQIGDLKDKTEFTLADRTHLSFPLLLGRSFFRDVAVVDVSQKYVQKKVTK; encoded by the coding sequence ATGTATAATTGGAAAGCGATTATAATCCTAATGTTTAGTGGCGGTCTGTTTGCTTGTTCAACTACGACTCAAGCGCCAGTTGAACCAGAGCAAAAGCCTCAGGTCGAACAACCAGTAGTTGATGACTCTTCTAAGCCTGACGCAACTGAAGGCGACAAAGTAACGGAACCTACTGAGAAGCCAGAAGAAGTAAAACCAGCTGAACCAGAAGCAAAGCCAAAACCTGAAGAAAAGCCGGTAGCGAAACCTACAACAACCAGTGATGGTAAATTGATTCTTGGTGAAGAAGAGTGGGTATTTGTTCCAGGTTTGAAAGAAGCGTTTAAAGCACGTGTCGATACTGGTGCGACAACGTCTTCAATCAGTGCGGTTGATATCGTCGATTTTGAGCGTGATGGCAAAGATTGGGTTAAATTCAAGATTGAACATGATGGCATCACAACAGAAGAGATCAGCCTACCTGTAGAGCGTTGGGTGAAGATCAAACAATCTAGCGCTGAAGGCACACAACGTCGTGCCGTGGTTGTTGCTTCTATCCAAATTGGTGACCTAAAAGACAAAACTGAATTTACACTTGCAGATCGAACGCATCTTTCTTTCCCACTTCTTTTGGGAAGAAGCTTCTTTAGAGATGTTGCGGTTGTCGATGTAAGCCAGAAGTACGTTCAGAAGAAAGTGACTAAATAG
- a CDS encoding ABC-F family ATPase, translated as MISTANITMQFGAEPLFENISAKFGNGNRYGLIGANGCGKSTFMKILSGALTPSSGNVSITPGEKLGVLSQDQFAFEQHSVIDVVIMGDRKLWEVKQERDRIYSLPEMSEKDGMKVAELESEFAEMDGYTAESRAGDILIQAGIEEELHFGLMQQVAPGWKLRVLLAQALFANPDILLLDEPTNNLDIHTINWLAEELNQRKCTMIIISHDRHFLNSVCTHMADIDYGELRIYPGNYEYFLEASGLRREQLLASNAKKTAEINELQDFVNRFGANASKAKQASSRAKKMEKITLDEVKSSSRMSPSINFGEGKKLHRQALELQELGHGFEGETLFAGGNLLLEAGTRLAVIGENGVGKTTLLRCLVGELEQNQGIVKWSENASVGYCSQDSSADFDNDLSIFDWISQWRTAKHDDLMVRGILGRLLFTADDANKKARNCSGGEKNRLLFGKLMMQDINVLVMDEPTNHMDMEAIQALNDALKVYPGTLIFVSHDREFVSSLATHIIDVKDQQLVSFQGTYEEYLDHQKKMLMVNL; from the coding sequence TTGATATCTACCGCGAACATCACAATGCAATTTGGCGCAGAGCCTTTGTTTGAGAACATCTCCGCTAAATTTGGTAACGGCAATCGCTATGGTTTGATCGGCGCCAATGGTTGCGGCAAATCGACGTTCATGAAAATCCTAAGTGGCGCATTAACGCCAAGCTCGGGCAACGTTTCAATCACTCCAGGAGAAAAACTGGGCGTATTGAGCCAAGATCAGTTTGCTTTTGAGCAGCACAGCGTAATCGACGTTGTGATCATGGGCGACAGAAAGTTATGGGAAGTAAAACAAGAGCGTGACCGTATTTACTCTTTGCCTGAAATGAGCGAAAAAGACGGTATGAAAGTAGCAGAGCTTGAAAGCGAGTTCGCTGAAATGGATGGCTATACAGCGGAAAGTCGTGCTGGCGATATTCTTATCCAAGCGGGTATTGAAGAAGAGCTTCATTTTGGCCTGATGCAGCAAGTGGCTCCAGGTTGGAAACTGCGTGTGCTTTTGGCGCAAGCATTGTTTGCGAACCCAGATATTTTGTTACTTGATGAACCGACCAACAACTTGGACATTCACACCATCAACTGGCTTGCTGAAGAGCTAAACCAGCGTAAATGTACAATGATCATCATTTCGCACGATAGACACTTCCTGAACTCGGTATGTACGCACATGGCGGACATCGATTACGGTGAACTTCGTATCTACCCAGGTAACTACGAGTACTTCCTAGAAGCATCGGGTTTACGTCGTGAACAACTTCTGGCTTCTAATGCGAAGAAAACGGCAGAAATAAACGAACTGCAAGACTTCGTAAACCGTTTTGGTGCCAATGCATCAAAAGCGAAGCAAGCGAGTTCTCGTGCCAAGAAGATGGAAAAGATCACCCTTGATGAAGTGAAGTCTTCGAGCCGTATGAGCCCATCGATTAACTTCGGCGAAGGTAAAAAGCTGCATCGTCAAGCGCTTGAGCTTCAAGAGCTAGGCCACGGTTTCGAAGGCGAGACGCTATTTGCTGGTGGTAATTTGTTACTTGAGGCGGGTACGCGCCTTGCAGTTATCGGTGAGAACGGCGTAGGTAAAACCACTTTACTACGCTGTCTAGTTGGTGAATTGGAGCAAAACCAAGGTATCGTAAAATGGTCTGAAAACGCATCAGTCGGCTACTGCTCGCAAGATAGCAGTGCAGACTTTGACAACGACTTGAGCATATTCGATTGGATTTCACAGTGGCGTACAGCGAAGCACGATGACTTAATGGTACGTGGCATTCTAGGTCGTCTGCTGTTTACTGCTGATGATGCAAACAAGAAAGCACGTAACTGTTCTGGTGGTGAGAAGAACCGTCTGTTATTTGGTAAGCTAATGATGCAAGACATCAATGTTCTTGTGATGGACGAACCAACGAACCACATGGATATGGAAGCGATCCAAGCGCTAAATGATGCGCTGAAGGTTTATCCAGGTACGCTTATTTTTGTGAGTCACGACCGTGAGTTTGTATCTTCACTGGCAACACACATCATTGATGTGAAAGACCAGCAATTAGTGAGTTTCCAAGGTACTTATGAAGAGTACCTAGATCATCAGAAAAAGATGCTGATGGTTAACCTGTAA
- a CDS encoding methyl-accepting chemotaxis protein: protein MGVSSISIKNKLTLMFVVIIFAMTMIQTYITGKQLLNETYRSIQQYSTTLTEANVSGIEKWIEGRINVVNAAKDAFKYTDDPKSYFTQSTNAGRFQIAYAGLSDGRFLQGVDLPVPEGYDPRTRDWYKVPMSTGKTVVTEPYVDVATNDLVVTIASPFNTNGYSGVIGADLNLNTLINDVVSIEQLGVYAFLVDGNGKIVAHRDRDFTLKSVANVPQNLSANKIKSLSQDPGFEEMSIDGAASLLSAKKVPHTDWYFTVVIDKSQSFASYRSLLRQSAIFGLIQLAVIAFVAMFVIKKALAPLTTLSSEMKALSKGDGDLTQRITVNSKDEIGTLAHHVNAFIAKLQEIVRDIADSSSQLNEQSEVSTNVARQTSDGLTVQLHEISQIATAVHEMSATAEEMANNAQMTADSAISSTENCEQGKRVIIRNQDSITNLAQQVENASGIIQELEKNALDINTILSTISDIAEQTNLLALNAAIEAARAGEQGRGFAVVADEVRVLSQRTHSSTDEIREMIETLQKNSVSAVESMQRSQDLAQSSVDDANNATTALEEIATSIQQISDMASHISNAASEQRTVTGEVSKNIQLVNDVSDKMSTEADNSRHLSEELRGIAQQLNTQVQLFKY from the coding sequence ATGGGTGTAAGCAGTATTTCTATTAAGAACAAACTAACATTGATGTTTGTTGTCATTATCTTCGCCATGACGATGATTCAAACTTATATCACTGGCAAGCAACTGTTGAACGAAACTTACCGTTCTATCCAACAGTATTCGACCACGCTTACCGAGGCCAATGTTTCTGGAATTGAAAAGTGGATAGAAGGTCGTATTAACGTTGTAAATGCAGCGAAAGACGCGTTCAAATACACGGACGATCCAAAAAGCTATTTCACCCAAAGTACTAACGCAGGTCGATTCCAAATTGCGTATGCTGGACTTTCTGACGGCCGTTTCCTACAAGGTGTCGATCTGCCCGTACCCGAAGGTTATGACCCCCGCACTCGCGACTGGTACAAAGTGCCAATGTCTACAGGCAAAACAGTAGTGACAGAACCCTACGTCGATGTGGCAACCAATGATCTTGTCGTGACCATTGCCAGCCCTTTCAATACCAACGGGTATTCAGGTGTTATTGGTGCAGATCTTAACCTAAATACGTTGATTAACGACGTTGTAAGCATTGAGCAACTAGGCGTTTACGCATTCCTTGTCGATGGAAATGGTAAAATTGTTGCCCACAGAGACCGTGACTTTACGCTTAAATCAGTTGCTAACGTCCCACAAAACCTCTCTGCGAATAAGATCAAATCGCTATCTCAAGATCCGGGTTTTGAGGAGATGAGCATCGACGGCGCGGCGTCTCTACTTTCAGCGAAAAAAGTTCCTCATACCGACTGGTACTTCACTGTAGTTATCGATAAATCCCAATCTTTTGCTTCTTACCGCTCGTTGCTTCGCCAATCGGCCATCTTTGGCCTGATTCAGCTTGCCGTTATTGCATTTGTGGCAATGTTTGTCATTAAGAAAGCACTCGCACCCCTAACAACGTTAAGTTCAGAAATGAAAGCATTATCTAAAGGCGATGGTGATTTAACCCAACGTATTACCGTCAACAGCAAGGACGAAATTGGCACACTGGCTCATCACGTGAATGCGTTCATCGCTAAGCTACAAGAGATTGTCCGTGATATCGCAGACTCTTCTAGCCAATTGAACGAGCAATCTGAAGTCAGTACCAATGTTGCTCGCCAAACGAGCGATGGCCTAACAGTTCAACTGCATGAGATCTCGCAAATCGCAACCGCAGTTCACGAGATGTCGGCAACAGCTGAGGAAATGGCAAACAACGCACAGATGACAGCAGATTCAGCGATCAGTTCGACTGAAAACTGTGAGCAAGGCAAGCGTGTGATTATTCGTAATCAAGATTCAATCACTAACCTTGCACAACAGGTAGAAAATGCATCGGGCATCATTCAAGAGCTTGAAAAGAATGCCCTAGACATTAACACGATCCTTTCAACAATTTCAGACATCGCAGAGCAAACTAACCTACTTGCACTTAATGCAGCGATTGAAGCGGCACGTGCTGGTGAACAAGGTCGTGGTTTCGCAGTGGTTGCAGATGAAGTACGCGTGCTATCTCAACGCACTCACAGCTCTACTGATGAGATTCGTGAAATGATTGAGACTCTGCAGAAAAACAGTGTTAGTGCCGTTGAATCAATGCAGCGTAGCCAAGACTTAGCTCAATCTAGTGTTGATGATGCGAACAATGCCACCACAGCGCTTGAAGAGATCGCAACATCGATCCAGCAGATCTCTGATATGGCGTCACACATCTCGAATGCGGCATCTGAGCAAAGAACCGTGACTGGCGAAGTAAGCAAAAACATCCAATTAGTTAATGATGTGTCAGACAAGATGTCGACGGAAGCCGATAACTCGCGTCACCTTTCAGAAGAATTACGTGGCATCGCCCAACAGTTGAATACCCAAGTTCAGTTGTTCAAGTACTAA
- a CDS encoding YgiW/YdeI family stress tolerance OB fold protein: MKKTVLAIATTIILAPTFAMAGDHKDNKHESSIAYTGPIETVSVATLLADTSMFSEQDAIVDGKIVRQLKNDTFIFSDGQSEIQIELDDDIRLAQPLTADTKVRIFGEYEGGKTPEIEVDHIQIL, translated from the coding sequence ATGAAAAAAACTGTATTAGCTATCGCAACCACTATTATCCTTGCTCCAACTTTCGCAATGGCTGGTGACCACAAAGACAATAAGCACGAGAGCTCTATTGCTTACACAGGACCTATTGAAACCGTTTCTGTCGCGACACTACTTGCAGACACAAGCATGTTTTCTGAGCAAGACGCAATTGTAGACGGCAAGATTGTTCGCCAGCTTAAGAACGATACCTTCATCTTCTCTGACGGCCAGAGCGAAATTCAAATTGAACTGGACGACGATATCCGTCTAGCACAACCGTTAACAGCAGATACCAAAGTACGTATCTTCGGTGAATACGAAGGTGGCAAAACACCGGAAATCGAGGTTGACCACATCCAAATTCTATAA
- a CDS encoding cobyric acid synthase, whose product MRAPLNALMVQGTTSDAGKSVLVAGLCRVLARKGIKVAPFKPQNMALNSAVTEDGGEIGRAQAVQAQACNIEPSVHMNPVLLKPNSDTGAQVILQGRALSNMDATGYHDYKKVAMNTVIDSFDRLLEEFDSVMIEGAGSPAEINLRENDIANMGFAEKADIPVIIVADIDRGGVFAHLYGTLALLSESEQARVKGFVINRFRGDIALLQSGLDWLEEKTGKPVIGVLPYLHGFNLEAEDAITSAQESDGEAKLKVVVPVLTRISNHTDFDALRLNPSIDLRYVGKGERLNNADLIILPGTKSVRADLDYLKQQGWDKDIQRHLRLGGKVMGICGGYQMLGNLIHDSDGVEGEPGSSEGLGYLDAETTLTQQKTLTNVLGNLSLNGKSAPVKGYEIHVGRTDVNEMVLPVQLESGNLDGAINSDNSIFGTYLHGVLDNSDALSLICEWAGANEVAAIDHEQLKELGINRIADAIEDHLNLDLLWPELKQTGQEIKRTTDK is encoded by the coding sequence ATGCGAGCACCATTAAACGCCCTTATGGTTCAAGGTACCACATCAGATGCCGGAAAAAGTGTATTGGTGGCAGGTTTATGCCGTGTTTTGGCCAGGAAGGGAATTAAGGTGGCACCATTCAAGCCACAGAATATGGCTTTGAACAGTGCAGTGACTGAAGACGGTGGCGAAATCGGCCGCGCTCAAGCTGTTCAGGCTCAAGCATGTAATATCGAACCTTCGGTTCACATGAACCCTGTATTGCTTAAACCCAACTCAGACACCGGTGCTCAAGTGATTCTACAAGGCCGTGCATTAAGTAATATGGATGCTACTGGCTACCATGATTACAAGAAAGTTGCGATGAATACGGTTATTGATTCATTTGATCGACTTTTAGAAGAATTTGATAGCGTGATGATTGAAGGTGCCGGAAGCCCAGCTGAAATTAACCTTCGTGAGAATGACATCGCGAACATGGGATTCGCTGAAAAGGCAGATATCCCAGTGATTATTGTGGCTGATATTGACCGTGGTGGTGTATTTGCGCACCTGTATGGCACATTAGCTCTGTTATCTGAATCTGAACAAGCTCGTGTAAAAGGGTTTGTGATTAACCGTTTTAGAGGCGATATCGCGTTGCTTCAGTCGGGCCTTGATTGGCTAGAAGAGAAAACGGGCAAGCCTGTAATAGGTGTGTTGCCATATCTGCATGGCTTTAATTTGGAAGCTGAAGATGCCATTACCTCCGCTCAAGAATCCGATGGAGAGGCTAAGCTAAAAGTCGTGGTACCTGTTCTAACACGAATCAGCAACCATACGGACTTTGACGCGTTGAGACTTAATCCTTCGATTGATCTTCGTTACGTCGGTAAAGGTGAGCGTTTGAACAACGCTGATTTGATCATCTTACCGGGTACTAAGTCAGTAAGAGCCGATTTGGATTATTTGAAGCAGCAAGGTTGGGACAAAGACATTCAGCGTCACCTGCGTTTAGGTGGCAAAGTGATGGGCATATGTGGTGGTTATCAGATGCTCGGTAATCTTATCCACGATTCTGATGGCGTTGAAGGCGAGCCGGGAAGCAGTGAAGGGTTAGGGTACCTTGATGCTGAAACCACGTTAACGCAACAGAAAACGTTAACGAACGTGCTTGGGAATTTAAGCCTAAATGGAAAGTCAGCACCAGTAAAAGGGTATGAAATTCACGTAGGTAGGACTGATGTCAATGAAATGGTATTACCGGTTCAGTTAGAATCTGGCAACCTTGATGGCGCGATAAACTCAGATAACTCGATATTTGGTACCTACTTGCACGGTGTATTGGATAACAGCGATGCGTTATCCCTGATTTGTGAATGGGCAGGTGCTAATGAAGTAGCAGCGATTGACCACGAACAACTGAAAGAGTTGGGTATTAATCGAATTGCCGATGCCATCGAAGACCACTTAAATCTTGACCTGCTTTGGCCTGAGCTGAAACAAACTGGCCAAGAAATTAAAAGAACAACAGATAAGTGA
- the modA gene encoding molybdate ABC transporter substrate-binding protein yields the protein MKNLVTLLAVALTTSLSSAHALAAEKLRVYAASSMTNAVNLLVEEFEKNHSVDVIPVYASTSSLVRQIERGAPADIFISANEKWMTHLVDRNYVSSDNVTNLCENELVLISPKEDSISFDISKGDQWSKLLDNERLAVGNTMSVPAGIYAKEALESLGVWDNVSSRLAPSNNVRMALALVERSEAKLGIVYKTDALLSKEVSLVSTFPADLHTPIRYPVAKLSDQVVAQEFYTFLSSEQAKDILNSFGFEVR from the coding sequence ATGAAAAATCTAGTCACTCTTCTAGCGGTAGCGTTAACCACCTCATTGAGTTCTGCTCATGCTTTGGCTGCCGAGAAACTCCGTGTCTATGCGGCATCGTCTATGACTAATGCAGTGAATCTGTTAGTTGAAGAGTTTGAGAAAAACCATTCTGTTGACGTGATTCCTGTCTATGCCAGCACATCTTCATTAGTACGACAGATCGAAAGAGGTGCACCAGCAGACATCTTTATCTCGGCAAATGAAAAATGGATGACTCATCTTGTCGATCGAAACTATGTTTCTAGTGACAATGTCACAAATCTTTGTGAGAACGAGCTTGTGCTAATTTCTCCAAAGGAAGATTCAATTTCATTTGATATTTCAAAAGGTGATCAGTGGTCTAAACTTCTTGATAATGAAAGGCTTGCGGTTGGCAACACCATGTCGGTTCCTGCGGGCATCTATGCAAAAGAAGCATTAGAATCGCTCGGTGTTTGGGATAATGTGAGCAGTCGATTGGCACCAAGTAACAATGTTCGTATGGCTCTGGCTTTAGTTGAACGCAGTGAAGCTAAACTCGGAATTGTTTACAAAACGGATGCGCTGTTATCCAAGGAAGTGAGTCTTGTTTCGACGTTCCCGGCAGATTTGCATACACCAATACGTTACCCTGTAGCGAAACTGAGTGACCAAGTGGTTGCTCAGGAGTTCTATACTTTCCTTAGTAGCGAGCAAGCGAAGGACATTTTGAACAGTTTTGGTTTTGAAGTGCGTTAA
- the modB gene encoding molybdate ABC transporter permease subunit gives MMYLSEYEYQALMLSLKVAGFAILWLIPIGIGLAWLLAKKQFVGKSILESIVHLPLVLPPVVIGYLLLVMMGRQGIIGSWLNEVFGIVFSFSWKGAALACVVVALPLMVRSIRLSLETVDSKLEEAAATLGASPVRVFFTITLPLMIPGIITGTMLSFARSLGEFGATISFVSNIPGETQTIPLAMYTFIETPGTEMEAARLCAISIVIALGSLMLSEWLNRKSAQRLGGNA, from the coding sequence ATGATGTACCTATCGGAATACGAATACCAAGCTTTAATGCTTAGCTTGAAAGTGGCTGGATTTGCCATCCTATGGCTGATCCCAATCGGGATTGGCCTCGCGTGGCTGCTTGCTAAAAAGCAGTTTGTGGGAAAAAGCATTCTAGAGAGTATTGTTCACCTACCTTTGGTGTTGCCTCCCGTGGTGATTGGCTATTTGTTGCTGGTGATGATGGGTAGACAAGGCATTATCGGCTCTTGGCTGAATGAGGTGTTTGGTATCGTATTCAGCTTTAGTTGGAAAGGCGCGGCATTAGCCTGTGTCGTAGTTGCACTGCCATTAATGGTTCGTTCAATTCGTTTAAGCTTAGAAACGGTCGATAGTAAATTGGAAGAGGCGGCCGCCACATTAGGTGCTTCACCAGTCAGAGTATTCTTTACTATCACCTTGCCTTTAATGATCCCTGGGATCATTACGGGAACCATGCTTTCATTTGCGCGAAGCCTTGGTGAGTTTGGTGCTACGATCAGCTTTGTATCCAATATCCCGGGTGAAACTCAAACCATTCCACTGGCTATGTACACGTTTATTGAAACCCCAGGTACTGAAATGGAAGCCGCACGCCTGTGTGCGATTTCTATTGTGATAGCGCTGGGTTCATTGATGTTGTCTGAATGGTTAAACAGGAAGTCGGCACAACGCTTGGGAGGTAACGCATGA
- the modC gene encoding molybdenum ABC transporter ATP-binding protein ModC — protein sequence MSALILQYQQQLGETFFDIDLELPSRGITAIFGRSGAGKTSLINAISGLKQPDKGLISVSGTTLFDSVQGINLPTHKRNVGYVFQESRLFPHMKVSVNLKYGVKGTDKAHFDQIVSLLSLNSLLDRYPARLSGGEKQRVAIGRALLSRPSILLMDEPLASLDLPRKREVMPFLENLSETVQIPIIYVTHSLNEILRLANHLVIIDQGKVVSSGVTEQVWASRAMQPWQSFSEQSSLFEAKLAEHNDDYALSRLMLGKSTSLWVQKVSSEIGATVRLQVRTNDVSITLEEPKGTSIRNILPVSIKSVETHQQGSNKQSVAVELELESGCYLWATITSWALDELDLKVGQQVFAQIKGVSVAQRDIAVTH from the coding sequence ATGAGTGCTTTGATCCTCCAATACCAACAGCAGCTTGGTGAAACCTTCTTCGATATCGACTTAGAACTGCCAAGCCGTGGTATCACGGCGATCTTTGGTCGCTCTGGTGCGGGTAAAACCTCTTTAATCAATGCCATTAGTGGCCTTAAACAGCCAGACAAAGGTTTGATCAGTGTATCGGGGACAACCTTGTTCGACAGTGTACAAGGGATTAACTTGCCAACGCATAAGCGCAATGTGGGCTATGTATTCCAAGAGTCAAGGCTGTTCCCTCATATGAAGGTATCGGTGAATCTTAAATACGGTGTTAAAGGCACAGATAAAGCGCACTTTGATCAGATCGTGTCGCTGCTTTCATTAAACTCGTTGCTAGATCGTTATCCGGCTCGTTTATCTGGCGGAGAGAAGCAGCGTGTGGCGATTGGCCGAGCTCTGTTATCTAGGCCAAGCATTTTGTTGATGGATGAGCCATTGGCATCTCTTGATTTACCTAGAAAGCGTGAAGTGATGCCGTTTCTGGAGAACTTATCCGAGACCGTACAAATCCCGATTATTTACGTCACTCACAGCCTTAACGAAATCTTACGATTGGCGAATCACTTGGTCATCATTGACCAAGGTAAGGTAGTGTCGTCTGGTGTGACCGAACAGGTATGGGCGTCACGTGCGATGCAGCCTTGGCAGTCTTTCTCAGAGCAAAGCTCACTGTTTGAAGCGAAACTGGCAGAGCACAACGACGATTACGCTTTGTCTCGTTTAATGCTCGGAAAGTCTACGTCTTTGTGGGTTCAGAAAGTGTCGAGTGAGATTGGGGCTACCGTAAGGCTTCAGGTCAGGACAAATGATGTCTCAATCACGCTAGAGGAGCCAAAAGGCACTTCAATCCGTAACATTCTTCCTGTGTCGATTAAAAGCGTAGAGACGCATCAACAAGGGAGCAATAAGCAGAGTGTGGCGGTTGAGTTGGAATTGGAGTCTGGCTGTTATCTATGGGCAACCATTACTTCTTGGGCATTGGATGAGCTTGACCTTAAAGTCGGCCAGCAAGTATTTGCCCAGATTAAGGGCGTGAGTGTAGCTCAAAGAGACATTGCCGTTACTCATTAA